The Dethiosulfovibrio salsuginis genome window below encodes:
- the tnpA gene encoding IS66 family insertion sequence element accessory protein TnpA codes for MMTNQEAKLAETLKIWTDHINDCRSSGMTVRAWCKSKGIHVHTYYYRQNQVRKAACKEAQQQERKTSVFAEIKPMEQRR; via the coding sequence ATGATGACGAACCAAGAAGCTAAGCTAGCAGAGACCTTAAAGATCTGGACAGATCATATCAATGACTGTCGGTCCAGCGGAATGACCGTAAGGGCCTGGTGCAAATCCAAGGGAATCCACGTTCATACCTATTATTACCGCCAAAACCAGGTCCGCAAAGCTGCCTGCAAAGAGGCGCAACAGCAGGAGCGTAAGACATCGGTATTTGCCGAGATAAAGCCTATGGAGCAACGTCG